One region of Scomber scombrus chromosome 10, fScoSco1.1, whole genome shotgun sequence genomic DNA includes:
- the usp19 gene encoding ubiquitin carboxyl-terminal hydrolase 19 isoform X4 → MASSGGSGVAGSETAGRRGGSQHQQRGGGGRDNSSELTSSTSKKKQKDRANQESREAKRAAAAAAAAAAAAAADGVIAEVKKDVFVDWKQNANEVIVKLRCGEGVQRIEDINTTFTDTHCNVCFPDGRQWSCQLQEEIEASCSRVQYKEKGGFLLLVMHKRIPFHTWPCLKSNKKEKEAPPTETKNIKEQETKPFSSQTLEKPKPTPSQPQLQPQPPSSPAHGEPRRGGKAERGVKRCLKNKPGDKASAGVKSGGGDDSTVTSKPVAVTKTDQQAQEPSAKRAISRLPKTAAAEAKSLSPDRHTHTVKSTAANGRDSHTHPPAGRSPQTQHRDGENKAERLGSEQEHKPAAAAAAADDDSHSNKTQEPEKQKQSPVTERRSETTTSSTESQPAAPVSTSDRLKSVTFDKQADSASPERQRDRTDSETEKKPAEQESERDAVTCIQQPGSREADSAPAVTAAEPGLTQKQGSCDGEEKRDQSKEEPPLEMKQQEAPEPMVNLQLVKNDSYEKGTDLMVVNVYMKGICRDTARVIFREQDFTLIFQTSDTNFLRLHSDCGPNTVFKWQVKLRNLIQPEQCSYSFTPSRLDITLKKRRSQRWGGLEAPATQVGGAKVAVPSSPACMDKSQPGSSQHSLPAKDEPPRVGEEKPKAPKTSPRVEDGGLDTVGPRTVSEHVAITKSEPAVTAPKPTCMVQPMTHAPPASNERHEEEEEKKVCLPGFTGLVNLGNTCFMNSVIQSLSNTRELRDYFHDRAFEAEINCNNPLGTGGRLAIGFAVLLRALWKGTHHAFQPSKLKAIVASKASQFTGYAQHDAQEFMAFLLDGLHEDLNRIQNKPYTETVDSDGRLDEVVAEEAWQRHKMRNDSFIVDLFQGQFKSKLVCPTCSKVSITFDPFLYLPVPLPQKQKVLSVFYFAKEPHKKPIKFLVSVSKENSSTAEVLEAISRSVRVKPENLRLAEVGKNRFERMFLPSHSLDRVSSSDTLFCFEVLSKDLAKERVVLLRVQQRLQVPIIPISKCAACLKPPVSEEDKLKRCTRCYRVGYCNQACQRTHWPNHKGLCRPNTENVGLPFLVSVPESRLSYARLTQLLEGFSRFSVNVFQPPFQSGRTSPETSQCRGDLPPMAAGSPEGPGSGDEAMGGSGTGAAVDSDLESHSAPPESQAECAQASALHSGESEPLSSSQTSLSTTRTTDSGFSEPASSASSSLDPHAEKETSCEKAVRPEAAVAGYQHPSEAASGHASQFYITLLDSNNKEQRLDEKEDPLADLPEDAILELVWKNNERLKEYVLVSSKELEYEEDPGSLSETARAGHFTLEQCLNLFTKPEVLAPEEAWYCPKCQQHREASKQLLLWRLPNVLIIQLKRFSFRSFIWRDKINDMVDFPVRNLDLSKFCIGQKDEMQHPPIYDLYAVINHYGGMIGGHYTAYARLPSDKNSQRSDVGWRLFDDSTVTMVEESQVVTRYAYVLFYRRRNSPVERPPRFLRPVGAESPTAAGATASQASSQSLFGSDLDPEGPPTLTSEVPSDLYAHSGECAAPSYSNMEEVD, encoded by the exons ATGGCCAGCAGCGGTGGCAGCGGCGTGGCTGGTAGTGAGACGGCAGGCCGTCGCGGAGGGTCTCAGCATCAGCAGAGGGGAGGCGGTGGTAGGGACAACAGCTCAGAGCTGACCTCCAGTACTAgtaagaagaagcagaaggaCAGGGCAAaccaggagagcagagaggccaagagggcggcagcagcagctgcagcagcagcagctgcagcagcagctgatggAGTTATTGCAGAGGTGAAGAAAG atgTGTTTGTGGACTGGAAGCAGAATGCCAACGAGGTGATTGTCAAACTGCGCTGTGGGGAGGGGGTGCAGAGGATAGAGGATATCAACACAACCTTCACCGACACACACTGCAACGTGTGCTTCCCAG ATGGACGGCAGTGGAGCTGccagctgcaggaggagatcGAGGCCTCGTGCAGCAGAGTCCAGTACAAGGAGAAGGGAGGTTTCCTGCTGCTCGTTATGCACAAGAGGATTCCCTTTCACACCTGGCCTTGTTTAAAG TCAAacaagaaggagaaggaggcgCCACCCACAGAGACCAAAAAcataaaggagcaggagacgaAGCCTTTTTCCTCGCAGACATTAGAGAAACCCAAACCCACCCCCTCACAGCCACAACTACAGCCTCAGCCTCCCTCCTCGCCCGCACACGGCGAGCCGAGGCGTGGCGGCAAAGCTGAGCGTGGCGTCAAGCGCTGCCTCAAAAACAAACCGGGCGACAAGGCCTCCGCAGGGGTGAAAAGCGGAGGTGGGGACGACTCAACCGTCACCAGCAAGCCCGTCGCGGTCACCAAAACAGACCAGCAGGCTCAGGAACCCAGCGCCAAGCGCGCCATTTCACGGCTGCCCAAGACTGCGGCGGCGGAGGCTAAGTCACTGTCTCCtgacagacacacgcacacagtcaAGTCTACAGCAGCTAACGGTagagattcacacacacacccgcccGCTGGTCGGAGCccacagacacaacacagagatggagaaaacaaagcagagagGTTAGGCAGCGAGCAGGAACataaacctgctgctgctgctgctgctgctgatgatgacaGCCATAGCAACAAAACTCAG GAGCCAGAGAAGCAGAAGCAATCTCCAGTCACCGAGCGCAGGTCTGAAACAACCACAAGCAGCACCGAAAGCCAACCGGCAGCTCCCGTCAGCACCAGCGACCGCCTCAAATCCGTCACCTTCGACAAACAAGCCGACTCCGCTTCTCCGGAAAGGCAGCGAGATAGAACTGACTCCGAGACGGAGAAAAAGCCCGCGGAGCAGGAATCGGAGCGGGACGCCGTCACCTGCATCCAGCAGCCGGGATCGAGAGAGGCGGATTCAGCACCGGCCGTCACCGCCGCTGAACCCGGTCTAACACAGAAGCAGGGCAGCTGTGACGGAGAGGAGAAGCGGGACCAGTCGAAAGAGGAGCCACCTCTGGAAATGAAACAACAGGAAG CCCCGGAGCCGATGGTCAACCTGCAGTTAGTGAAGAACGACTCGTACGAGAAGGGCACGGACCTGATGGTGGTCAACGTTTACATGAAGGGGATCTGCAGGGACACAGCCCGGGTCATCTTCAGGGAACAGGACTTCACCCTCATCTTCCAGACAAG TGATACCAACTTTCTGCGGCTTCATTCAGACTGTGGACCAAACACAGTCTTCAAGTGGCAAGTCAAACTCAG GAACCTGATCCAACCTGAACAGTGCAGCTACTCCTTCACCCCGTCCCGACTGGACATCACCCTGAAGAAGAGACGCAGCCAGCGCTGGGGGGGTCTGGAGGCCCCTGCCACACAAG TGGGTGGCGCCAAAGTCGCGGTGCCCTCCAGTCCCGCCTGCATGGATAAAAGCCAGCCAGGCAGCAGCCAGCACAGCCTCCCGGCCAAGGACGAGCCCCCGAGGGTGGGAGAGGAGAAACCCAAGGCTCCCAAAACCTCGCCCAGAGTGGAGGACGGGGGCCTGGACACCGTGGGTCCTCGCACCGTCTCCGAGCATGTCGCCATCACCAAGTCGGAGCCCGCTGTTACGGCG CCTAAGCCTACCTGCATGGTGCAGCCCATGACCCACGCACCTCCTGCCAGCAACGAGCGtcatgaagaagaggaggagaagaaggtcTGTCTGCCGGGTTTTACAGGATTGGTCAACCTGGGTAACACCTGCTTCATGAACAGTGTCATCCAGTCCCTGTCCAACACCAGAGAACTCAGGGATTACTTCCACG ATCGAGCATTTGAGGCAGAAATCAACTGCAATAATCCTCTGGGAACAGGAGGCAGGCTCGCTATCGGCTTCGCTGTGCTGCTCAGGGCGCTTTGGAAAGGAACACATCACGCCTTCCAACCCTCCAAACTCAAG GCAATTGTGGCCAGTAAAGCCAGTCAGTTTACAGGTTACGCCCAGCACGATGCCCAGGAGTTCATGGCTTTCTTGCTGGACGGGCTCCACGAGGACTTGAACCGCATCCAGAATAAACCGTACACAGAGACTGTGGACTCCGACGGTCGGCTGGATGAA GTGGTGGCGGAGGAGGCATGGCAGAGGCACAAGATGAGAAACGACTCCTTTATAGTAGACCTCTTCCAAGGCCAGTTCAAATCCAAGCTGGTCTGCCCCACATGCTCCAAG GTGTCCATCACCTTTGACCCCTTCCTCTACCTGCCCGTCCCCCTGCCCCAGAAACAAAAAGTGCTGTCAGTTTTCTACTTTGCGAAGGAACCTCATAAAAAACCCATCAAG tttttgGTGAGCGTGAGCAAGGAGAACTCCAGCACTGCCGAAGTCCTTGAAGCCATCTCCAGGAGTGTGAGGGTCAAACCAGAGAACCTCAGACTGGCAGAG GTGGGGAAGAACCGCTTCGAGCGCATGTTCCTGCCGTCCCATTCCCTGGACAGAGTGTCCTCCTCTGACACGCTGTTCTGTTTCGAGGTGCTTTCCAAAGACTTGGCCAAGGAAAGAGTGGTGCTGCTCCGAGTACAGcag AGACTCCAGGTCCCCATCATCCCCATTTCAAAGTGTGCCGCCTGCCTAAAGCCTCCGGTGTCCGAGGAGGACAAGCTGAAGCGGTGCACCCGGTGCTATCGTGTCGGCTACTGTAATCA AGCGTGTCAGAGGACACACTGGCCCAATCACAAGGGTCTGTGTCGACCCAACACAGAGAACGTGGGCCTGCCCTTCCTGGTCAGCGTGCCAGAATCCCGACTGTCCTACGCCCGCCTCACCCAGCTACTAGAGGGTTTCTCCAG GTTTTCCGTCAACGTGTTCCAGCCTCCTTTCCAGTCAGGCAGGACATCCCCCGAAACATCCCAGTGCCGGGGAGACCTGCCCCCGATGGCAGCAGGCTCTCCCGAGGGTCCCGGCTCAGGGGACGAAGCCATGGGCGGAAGCGGAACGGGGGCAGCGGTCGACTCGGATCTGGAGAGTCACTCCGCGCCGCCCGAATCCCAGGCAGAGTGCGCCCAAGCCTCAGCGCTCCACTCTGGTGAGTCAGaacctctctcctcctcccagaCCTCCCTCTCCACCACGCGGACTACGGATTCAGGATTCTCTGAGCCGGcctcctccgcttcctcctctCTGGACCCCCACGCTGAAAAAGAGACGTCCTGTGAGAAGGCGGTGCGGCCAGAAG CTGCTGTAGCTGGGTACCAGCATCCAAGTGAAGCAGCATCAGGTCACGCCAGTCAGTTCTACATCACTCTGCTGGATTCTAACAACAAGGAACAAAGGCTAGATGAGAAAG AGGACCCGCTGGCGGACCTCCCCGAAGACGCCATCCTGGAGCTGGTGTGGAAGAACAACGAGCGTCTAAAGGAGTACGTCTTGGTGAGCTCCAAGGAACTGGAGTACGAGGAAGACCCCGGCTCACTGAGCGAGACGGCCAGAGCGGGACACTTCACCCTGGAGCAGTGCCTCAACCTCTTCACAAAGCCTGAGGTGCTGGCTCCAGAAGAGGCGTG GTACTGTCCAAAGTGCCAGCAACACCGCGAGGCCTCCAagcagctgctgctgtggcGTCTGCCCAACGTTCTGATCATCCAGCTTAAACGCTTCTCCTTCAGGAGCTTCATCTGGAGGGACAAGATCAACGACATGGTCGACTTCCCCGTCAG GAACCTGGATCTGAGTAAGTTCTGTATTGGCCAGAAGGACGAGATGCAGCACCCCCCCATCTATGACTTGTATGCAGTCATCAACCACTATGGAGGAATGATAGGAGGCCACTACACGGCTTACGCTCGCCTGCCCAGTGATAAGAACAGCCAGCGCAGCGATGTTG GCTGGCGTCTGTTCGACGACAGCACCGTGACGATGGTGGAGGAGAGCCAGGTGGTGACCCGCTACGCCTACGTCCTGTTCTACCGACGGCGAAACTCCCCCGTGGAGAGGCCGCCGCGCTTCCTCAGGCCCGTCGGAGCCGAGTCGCCCACCGCCGCGGGAGCCACTGCCAGCCAG GCCTCTAGCCAGTCACTATTCGGGAGCGACCTGGATCCTGAAGGGCCACCTACGTTGACTTCGGAGGTGCCCTCTGACCTCTACGCCCACTCCGGAGAGTGCGCTGCGCCATCCTACAGCAACATGGAGGAGGTGGACTAG
- the usp19 gene encoding ubiquitin carboxyl-terminal hydrolase 19 isoform X3: MASSGGSGVAGSETAGRRGGSQHQQRGGGGRDNSSELTSSTSKKKQKDRANQESREAKRAAAAAAAAAAAAAADGVIAEVKKDVFVDWKQNANEVIVKLRCGEGVQRIEDINTTFTDTHCNVCFPDGRQWSCQLQEEIEASCSRVQYKEKGGFLLLVMHKRIPFHTWPCLKSNKKEKEAPPTETKNIKEQETKPFSSQTLEKPKPTPSQPQLQPQPPSSPAHGEPRRGGKAERGVKRCLKNKPGDKASAGVKSGGGDDSTVTSKPVAVTKTDQQAQEPSAKRAISRLPKTAAAEAKSLSPDRHTHTVKSTAANGRDSHTHPPAGRSPQTQHRDGENKAERLGSEQEHKPAAAAAAADDDSHSNKTQEPEKQKQSPVTERRSETTTSSTESQPAAPVSTSDRLKSVTFDKQADSASPERQRDRTDSETEKKPAEQESERDAVTCIQQPGSREADSAPAVTAAEPGLTQKQGSCDGEEKRDQSKEEPPLEMKQQEAPEPMVNLQLVKNDSYEKGTDLMVVNVYMKGICRDTARVIFREQDFTLIFQTSDTNFLRLHSDCGPNTVFKWQVKLRNLIQPEQCSYSFTPSRLDITLKKRRSQRWGGLEAPATQGAVGGAKVAVPSSPACMDKSQPGSSQHSLPAKDEPPRVGEEKPKAPKTSPRVEDGGLDTVGPRTVSEHVAITKSEPAVTAPKPTCMVQPMTHAPPASNERHEEEEEKKVCLPGFTGLVNLGNTCFMNSVIQSLSNTRELRDYFHDRAFEAEINCNNPLGTGGRLAIGFAVLLRALWKGTHHAFQPSKLKAIVASKASQFTGYAQHDAQEFMAFLLDGLHEDLNRIQNKPYTETVDSDGRLDEVVAEEAWQRHKMRNDSFIVDLFQGQFKSKLVCPTCSKVSITFDPFLYLPVPLPQKQKVLSVFYFAKEPHKKPIKFLVSVSKENSSTAEVLEAISRSVRVKPENLRLAEVGKNRFERMFLPSHSLDRVSSSDTLFCFEVLSKDLAKERVVLLRVQQRLQVPIIPISKCAACLKPPVSEEDKLKRCTRCYRVGYCNQACQRTHWPNHKGLCRPNTENVGLPFLVSVPESRLSYARLTQLLEGFSRFSVNVFQPPFQSGRTSPETSQCRGDLPPMAAGSPEGPGSGDEAMGGSGTGAAVDSDLESHSAPPESQAECAQASALHSGESEPLSSSQTSLSTTRTTDSGFSEPASSASSSLDPHAEKETSCEKAVRPEAAVAGYQHPSEAASGHASQFYITLLDSNNKEQRLDEKEDPLADLPEDAILELVWKNNERLKEYVLVSSKELEYEEDPGSLSETARAGHFTLEQCLNLFTKPEVLAPEEAWYCPKCQQHREASKQLLLWRLPNVLIIQLKRFSFRSFIWRDKINDMVDFPVRNLDLSKFCIGQKDEMQHPPIYDLYAVINHYGGMIGGHYTAYARLPSDKNSQRSDVGWRLFDDSTVTMVEESQVVTRYAYVLFYRRRNSPVERPPRFLRPVGAESPTAAGATASQASSQSLFGSDLDPEGPPTLTSEVPSDLYAHSGECAAPSYSNMEEVD, encoded by the exons ATGGCCAGCAGCGGTGGCAGCGGCGTGGCTGGTAGTGAGACGGCAGGCCGTCGCGGAGGGTCTCAGCATCAGCAGAGGGGAGGCGGTGGTAGGGACAACAGCTCAGAGCTGACCTCCAGTACTAgtaagaagaagcagaaggaCAGGGCAAaccaggagagcagagaggccaagagggcggcagcagcagctgcagcagcagcagctgcagcagcagctgatggAGTTATTGCAGAGGTGAAGAAAG atgTGTTTGTGGACTGGAAGCAGAATGCCAACGAGGTGATTGTCAAACTGCGCTGTGGGGAGGGGGTGCAGAGGATAGAGGATATCAACACAACCTTCACCGACACACACTGCAACGTGTGCTTCCCAG ATGGACGGCAGTGGAGCTGccagctgcaggaggagatcGAGGCCTCGTGCAGCAGAGTCCAGTACAAGGAGAAGGGAGGTTTCCTGCTGCTCGTTATGCACAAGAGGATTCCCTTTCACACCTGGCCTTGTTTAAAG TCAAacaagaaggagaaggaggcgCCACCCACAGAGACCAAAAAcataaaggagcaggagacgaAGCCTTTTTCCTCGCAGACATTAGAGAAACCCAAACCCACCCCCTCACAGCCACAACTACAGCCTCAGCCTCCCTCCTCGCCCGCACACGGCGAGCCGAGGCGTGGCGGCAAAGCTGAGCGTGGCGTCAAGCGCTGCCTCAAAAACAAACCGGGCGACAAGGCCTCCGCAGGGGTGAAAAGCGGAGGTGGGGACGACTCAACCGTCACCAGCAAGCCCGTCGCGGTCACCAAAACAGACCAGCAGGCTCAGGAACCCAGCGCCAAGCGCGCCATTTCACGGCTGCCCAAGACTGCGGCGGCGGAGGCTAAGTCACTGTCTCCtgacagacacacgcacacagtcaAGTCTACAGCAGCTAACGGTagagattcacacacacacccgcccGCTGGTCGGAGCccacagacacaacacagagatggagaaaacaaagcagagagGTTAGGCAGCGAGCAGGAACataaacctgctgctgctgctgctgctgctgatgatgacaGCCATAGCAACAAAACTCAG GAGCCAGAGAAGCAGAAGCAATCTCCAGTCACCGAGCGCAGGTCTGAAACAACCACAAGCAGCACCGAAAGCCAACCGGCAGCTCCCGTCAGCACCAGCGACCGCCTCAAATCCGTCACCTTCGACAAACAAGCCGACTCCGCTTCTCCGGAAAGGCAGCGAGATAGAACTGACTCCGAGACGGAGAAAAAGCCCGCGGAGCAGGAATCGGAGCGGGACGCCGTCACCTGCATCCAGCAGCCGGGATCGAGAGAGGCGGATTCAGCACCGGCCGTCACCGCCGCTGAACCCGGTCTAACACAGAAGCAGGGCAGCTGTGACGGAGAGGAGAAGCGGGACCAGTCGAAAGAGGAGCCACCTCTGGAAATGAAACAACAGGAAG CCCCGGAGCCGATGGTCAACCTGCAGTTAGTGAAGAACGACTCGTACGAGAAGGGCACGGACCTGATGGTGGTCAACGTTTACATGAAGGGGATCTGCAGGGACACAGCCCGGGTCATCTTCAGGGAACAGGACTTCACCCTCATCTTCCAGACAAG TGATACCAACTTTCTGCGGCTTCATTCAGACTGTGGACCAAACACAGTCTTCAAGTGGCAAGTCAAACTCAG GAACCTGATCCAACCTGAACAGTGCAGCTACTCCTTCACCCCGTCCCGACTGGACATCACCCTGAAGAAGAGACGCAGCCAGCGCTGGGGGGGTCTGGAGGCCCCTGCCACACAAG GTGCAGTGGGTGGCGCCAAAGTCGCGGTGCCCTCCAGTCCCGCCTGCATGGATAAAAGCCAGCCAGGCAGCAGCCAGCACAGCCTCCCGGCCAAGGACGAGCCCCCGAGGGTGGGAGAGGAGAAACCCAAGGCTCCCAAAACCTCGCCCAGAGTGGAGGACGGGGGCCTGGACACCGTGGGTCCTCGCACCGTCTCCGAGCATGTCGCCATCACCAAGTCGGAGCCCGCTGTTACGGCG CCTAAGCCTACCTGCATGGTGCAGCCCATGACCCACGCACCTCCTGCCAGCAACGAGCGtcatgaagaagaggaggagaagaaggtcTGTCTGCCGGGTTTTACAGGATTGGTCAACCTGGGTAACACCTGCTTCATGAACAGTGTCATCCAGTCCCTGTCCAACACCAGAGAACTCAGGGATTACTTCCACG ATCGAGCATTTGAGGCAGAAATCAACTGCAATAATCCTCTGGGAACAGGAGGCAGGCTCGCTATCGGCTTCGCTGTGCTGCTCAGGGCGCTTTGGAAAGGAACACATCACGCCTTCCAACCCTCCAAACTCAAG GCAATTGTGGCCAGTAAAGCCAGTCAGTTTACAGGTTACGCCCAGCACGATGCCCAGGAGTTCATGGCTTTCTTGCTGGACGGGCTCCACGAGGACTTGAACCGCATCCAGAATAAACCGTACACAGAGACTGTGGACTCCGACGGTCGGCTGGATGAA GTGGTGGCGGAGGAGGCATGGCAGAGGCACAAGATGAGAAACGACTCCTTTATAGTAGACCTCTTCCAAGGCCAGTTCAAATCCAAGCTGGTCTGCCCCACATGCTCCAAG GTGTCCATCACCTTTGACCCCTTCCTCTACCTGCCCGTCCCCCTGCCCCAGAAACAAAAAGTGCTGTCAGTTTTCTACTTTGCGAAGGAACCTCATAAAAAACCCATCAAG tttttgGTGAGCGTGAGCAAGGAGAACTCCAGCACTGCCGAAGTCCTTGAAGCCATCTCCAGGAGTGTGAGGGTCAAACCAGAGAACCTCAGACTGGCAGAG GTGGGGAAGAACCGCTTCGAGCGCATGTTCCTGCCGTCCCATTCCCTGGACAGAGTGTCCTCCTCTGACACGCTGTTCTGTTTCGAGGTGCTTTCCAAAGACTTGGCCAAGGAAAGAGTGGTGCTGCTCCGAGTACAGcag AGACTCCAGGTCCCCATCATCCCCATTTCAAAGTGTGCCGCCTGCCTAAAGCCTCCGGTGTCCGAGGAGGACAAGCTGAAGCGGTGCACCCGGTGCTATCGTGTCGGCTACTGTAATCA AGCGTGTCAGAGGACACACTGGCCCAATCACAAGGGTCTGTGTCGACCCAACACAGAGAACGTGGGCCTGCCCTTCCTGGTCAGCGTGCCAGAATCCCGACTGTCCTACGCCCGCCTCACCCAGCTACTAGAGGGTTTCTCCAG GTTTTCCGTCAACGTGTTCCAGCCTCCTTTCCAGTCAGGCAGGACATCCCCCGAAACATCCCAGTGCCGGGGAGACCTGCCCCCGATGGCAGCAGGCTCTCCCGAGGGTCCCGGCTCAGGGGACGAAGCCATGGGCGGAAGCGGAACGGGGGCAGCGGTCGACTCGGATCTGGAGAGTCACTCCGCGCCGCCCGAATCCCAGGCAGAGTGCGCCCAAGCCTCAGCGCTCCACTCTGGTGAGTCAGaacctctctcctcctcccagaCCTCCCTCTCCACCACGCGGACTACGGATTCAGGATTCTCTGAGCCGGcctcctccgcttcctcctctCTGGACCCCCACGCTGAAAAAGAGACGTCCTGTGAGAAGGCGGTGCGGCCAGAAG CTGCTGTAGCTGGGTACCAGCATCCAAGTGAAGCAGCATCAGGTCACGCCAGTCAGTTCTACATCACTCTGCTGGATTCTAACAACAAGGAACAAAGGCTAGATGAGAAAG AGGACCCGCTGGCGGACCTCCCCGAAGACGCCATCCTGGAGCTGGTGTGGAAGAACAACGAGCGTCTAAAGGAGTACGTCTTGGTGAGCTCCAAGGAACTGGAGTACGAGGAAGACCCCGGCTCACTGAGCGAGACGGCCAGAGCGGGACACTTCACCCTGGAGCAGTGCCTCAACCTCTTCACAAAGCCTGAGGTGCTGGCTCCAGAAGAGGCGTG GTACTGTCCAAAGTGCCAGCAACACCGCGAGGCCTCCAagcagctgctgctgtggcGTCTGCCCAACGTTCTGATCATCCAGCTTAAACGCTTCTCCTTCAGGAGCTTCATCTGGAGGGACAAGATCAACGACATGGTCGACTTCCCCGTCAG GAACCTGGATCTGAGTAAGTTCTGTATTGGCCAGAAGGACGAGATGCAGCACCCCCCCATCTATGACTTGTATGCAGTCATCAACCACTATGGAGGAATGATAGGAGGCCACTACACGGCTTACGCTCGCCTGCCCAGTGATAAGAACAGCCAGCGCAGCGATGTTG GCTGGCGTCTGTTCGACGACAGCACCGTGACGATGGTGGAGGAGAGCCAGGTGGTGACCCGCTACGCCTACGTCCTGTTCTACCGACGGCGAAACTCCCCCGTGGAGAGGCCGCCGCGCTTCCTCAGGCCCGTCGGAGCCGAGTCGCCCACCGCCGCGGGAGCCACTGCCAGCCAG GCCTCTAGCCAGTCACTATTCGGGAGCGACCTGGATCCTGAAGGGCCACCTACGTTGACTTCGGAGGTGCCCTCTGACCTCTACGCCCACTCCGGAGAGTGCGCTGCGCCATCCTACAGCAACATGGAGGAGGTGGACTAG